Within the Procambarus clarkii isolate CNS0578487 chromosome 28, FALCON_Pclarkii_2.0, whole genome shotgun sequence genome, the region CGAACCTAGTCCAAAAATTTTTAGACTTACCATCAACGTATAGTTTTTCACACTCACTCCAAAATTTTAGATTGAAATTCGAGTCCTTACTCAGAGCACTGAGACTTAAGGTTGACCTAATTAGTGCTAAGTGGTTAACCAATGTTATAGTAAGACACAAATTACCCAGTGAAGCACTGGATAAGTTGTGTACCTCTCATAACAAAACGTCTCTGACGTAACAGAAATCACAGAAAATTTGCGCTCTGTTGTAAAGAGACAAGGAGCCAACACAGTAGGTAAATCAATATCTAAACCTTCAGATACCATTCACTATAAATCACAGAGTATGACACGTACTACAATAAAGCATTAACCATCTATTTTCACTCCAAGATGGAAAAAACTGCTGGAGTACATACGCAGTGAGTCCCTCCACACATACAGTCCCTGTATCATCCAAGGCAGTGACTCCCAAAATTATTGGAGGCTGGAGAGACTGTTTGGTCTGTCAAAGGGAACATTCATTATACACTGTCAAACTTACCCTAATCGTTCTTCTAGAATAAAGTGTCTTtaggaattgcacaaatgcacgAGATGCTTAAAACCACATGACCCCAGTACCTATGCAACCCAACTCTGCACTTGCAACAGGTGCCATAATGGTCAACACCATACTGTGCTGTGTGGGGGACACTAGACCAAGGTTGCCCCAACCCCAAGTGGAAGAGGAAACTGTTACCACAGTTCAGTACTGTAAAGTACGATAGGACATTAATATACTAACCACAAAGTCCAACAGTAATGCAACTTTCCCCACtgcttaatttcaccttagccATAAAAAGTCCAAATCACCACTCGTGGTTTATTTGATCGAGGATCTCAATAGACGCTTGTCACAATGAAGGTGGCAGATGCCTTAAAACTTAAACTCATACATCAAAATTAAACATCTCAGGGTTCTTTCCCAACACCGGACCTCAAAATTATATAGTAATTAGACGGCTAGTACATCTTGGTGGTAATGCCAGACCAGTACAGGCTAtagtagttatcttgaggttatcttgagatgattttgtggcttagtgtccccgcggcctggtcctcgaccaggcctccacctcaaggaagcagcccatagcagctgtctaactcccaggtacctacttactactaggtaacaggagcatcagggtgcaagaaacattttgcctatttgtctccgcctccactggggatcgaactgggaacgtcaggactacgaatccgaagtgctgtccacccagctgtcaggcgccagagGTTTTGTATAATATGTGGTTTTGTATAATATAATTGGTCTCATGCCAAAACTGGTCTGGTAGACAAAATCCCATCTGACCCATATGTTCATGGTCTAGAGAACACAGCCAAACTCCTTCAAAGTAAGGGAATCAAGTTGACTGACAACAAAATTACTTCTGACCACCTCACAGATATCGGTATTCATGTAGGTGCGGATTATTATGATAAATTCATCACTGGAAGCACTAAACAGCAGGGAAAGAACCTGTTACTGTCTGTGGGAGGCAAATTTCTCACTGGTCCAGTATTGAGTCAAAAGCAACCCACACCTGTGAACAGCAATCAAGTCAACCAAGTGATGGTTACGTAACTAGGAGCAGTCACCACTTAAATTCAGTGACTTGATCGAGTATAAGCTCGATCCCCCTGTTCACAAATTATGGGATCTAGTCATCTTAGGCATTGTCCCTGAGCAACCTAGTCCAGACAACACATGAACGTATTAACAGTAACTAGACTCAGTTATTTACAAAGAAAATCAATACTAGGTCAGGCTAACTTGGACGCTGAACCATCAGCAACTTCCAGTAAATAATTTCATGTCACTAAATCGAATGAAATCACAGGTGTTGTGCTTGAACAGACAACCTGAAAACTTAaaattgtaccatgaaataatccaacaacaacttgatAATAAATTCATCAAAGTTGTTACAAATGATAACTCTAAGGAGGGACAATATTTACCATATCATGCCGTACTAAAAGATTCAATTACCACACCTATAAGAATTGcgtttaactgtagtgctaatgCTAAACAAAATAGTGTCTCgttgaatgactgccttcaaacaggTCCAAGCCTTACACAGAGGCTATATGAtgtgctgttaaagtttcgtatagggaattatccatatgcaaggcattccttagggtaggtctccaaGAAGAAAACCGTAATTACACAAAGTTCCTCTGGCTCAAGGGTCCTAGTAATCCACACAATGAAATAATGACATACCGGGTCGCGTCTGTTTTGTTTGGTTCTACTTCTTCACCGTTGCTGTTTCAAGCAaccttagatacacatttgaagaagtTCAATAGCCCAAATAAAACTGAAATTAGCAATAACCTGAATGTAGATAATTTCCAGTGAACTACCAGCAGGGAAAAAACTACTACCCTTATATCATGGGGCTAATAAAGAGTTGTTAGACacaaatatgcctctccagttatGGGCCTCCAATAAGCCTaaattaaatcaactatttgaagACGAATTTCCCAACAACAAGGTACCACCGAAGTTATAGGTGCTGGGTGTAGAATGGGATACAACTTCAGATGAGTTGACTATTAAATTGGTGGAACCAGATACTGCCAACTTAACTATGAGCAAAActgctatcacaagtcagcagACTGTTTGACCCCTTGAGACTAGTAAGTCCCATATTCATTAAGGGTAAACTGcttatgcaggaatgctggcagaataaTTATAGGTTGGGATGATCCATTATCAAATGCCTTACTAGAAAAATGGCAGCAGTTAACAATGGATCTAAGTATCTTAAACAATATTAAGTTCCCTCATAATACTGTAAACCTTGATCAACCTGTAAGGCTGCATGTGTTCTGTGATGCCTACGGACAGGCGTATGGCACTGTGGTATATTTAGTAACAAAAGGGGCAGACAACACTGCTCATATCCAAAGCTGGGGGTGGCACCGTTAAAGAAACGGTTATtgccacaattagaattaaccCTCCTACTGGTAGATGTTTGATTGGCTCATTACTTGGCCAAAACTTTAAATAATCTCCACTTTACTTAAACATTGTTATAAGCAGATACTGAGGCTGTCTTACAGTGGGTAagaaataataacaacaaaactccctacgtgTGTAATTGTGTTACACAAGTCATTGTGATTACTGTCACTGTTCCTACtgagacaccagaaccacctccgACTCTGGCAATTGATTATAGTCAGTGCTCTGAGTTAAGTAAATTACTAGGTTTAACCCCAAATGGTGTTTGATTTCCTGAACAGAATGGGAATCAAACACCAATTTCCTAGTCCAATAGAGTACTTGTTCAAGCGAGCCCAGATTGAAACCTATGGGATGGATTATGGAAACTCTGATAAATTATAAATTAGTAAAAGATCTGATTTGACTTGAACATTAACAATATACATAGATACAGAGGATGCCTGGAACATTCCAAAATAGACTTGGATGTAAAGAATCTAATGTTACTCCCTCATCACCACATGATCAGCCAGTTAATTGTGTTATACATACACAAACACGGCACCTTACATGGTGGGGTACTAGATACTCTCATCGACCTGAGACCACAGTTCTAGCATCCTAAAGGTCGTCAAACTTAAAAGTTTATAATAAAATCTTGTGTAGTCTGCCGGAGGTATAACACTCGGGTGTGCCCTTATCCAGGATCTCCACCACTTCCCAGAGAATGAATTGTCCACCTTCGTCCTTTTGAGACCACTGGGGTAGACTACACAGGAGCATTAACTCTCACAGTCACCAAGGACAAAGTTTCAATGAAAGCATTCATTTCCCTCTTCACCTGTGCCACCACAAGAGTATGCTTAGAGGTGACTCCCGGCATGAGTGCTGAGGCATTCTCACAAGCATTTTGCAGGTTTGCTGCCCATCAATCCTGCCCCaagttaatgatctcagacaatgtGTCAAACCTGGTGGCTGGggaagcctgtctgcgagaaaTATGGAATCACCCAGAGGTACATACTGCCTTCAAACAAAGGCAGTCCCACAGGAAATTCATACCAACCAGAGCACTGTGGCATGGAGGTTTCCATGAATGAATGATACGTACGGTAAAACCTTGTCGAAGAAAAGCCCTACACTGTCAAAGGATTGACTTGCAGGACCTCAAAACCGTTGTCATGGAATAGAAGATCCAGTCAACAACCGATTACTAGCCTACCTCTCCGATTACATTTCCCAACGAGAACCACTGAGTCCATCCTATCTGATGTATGGGGGACTTCTTAGCCCTCTAGTGTTCCTAACGGATGAGGAACCATaagatccttcatatgtcagAGGGAGTGACTTAGTCCAGAGTTTCAAACACCTCTCACGAGTGATAGGTCGGTGGAATTAAGTATGGACTTGAGAATATCTAACTGCTCTGAGAGGGAATCATTATAGAGCAAGTAGCCCTACACAAATATTAATCTAAAACCTTGTGATATTGTTCTGGTAGAACAATATCGTTCAGATTGGCCCATAGGTAGAATAGCTTCTGTGTATTCAGACCACCAAggtatcttgagaatagtgaaagacaAGTGCCGAGGCACCATTACTCTTAAAACTTTAGAAAAACTAGTTCCTCTAGAGCAGGGGTGGGCAACCTCTGGCACGCATGCCAAACTTGGCACGCTGATGACTTGTCTCTGGCACGCAAGAGCATAGGTTACCCTAAGCACAGATGCAAGCACATGTTACGCTAAGCACagacaaaaaaaaaactactttccTTGGGGATATAAGCTTACATGCCATGACAGTATATGTTAGTCCTGGTGGTGAAGAGGTTTAAGCTCTACGAAGCTAAAGAGGTCTCAAGAAAAAGAAGTTGATCTTGTTGCCATAGTTACCTTCTTTTTTTACGTCATCGGTCATGCCGATGTATGATGATTCTCCTCTATTTACTTTGGctcatattttatgtaataagccTTTCTAACCTAAAGGCTGCACCCATAACCATAGTGTACACTGACAATCATATCTGTGAAGGCAAAATACGCCATGCCTGCCCACCTTTAAAAATGAATTTCGTAAACTTTGAATTTAAACCCccacaacatctccccccccccccccacctaaacCTCATGTGTTTGAATGCCGCCCGACTTCAGTTTGACGCATATTAATTAAACTCACTTTACTATCTAAATCTAAAGCATCTTCACCTTCGAAAGGTAAAGAAAGATAAGAATTCTTatgctctccccttctctccattGACGGCCGTAATATAACCAATCAATAAAATAATAGTGAAATCAACAGTCCCTCACCCCCATGAAGGCCCCGAAATGAACACATGTTCAGACGATCTCAGACTCGTAACTCTCTCTCGCAGTCTTGCTTCGTAGTGTTTCTCACAGTTGCTCACTTGCCTCCTCCCCGAGAAGAAGGTCAGTACTTCATCTCCAGGTGAAAATTATTCCCCTTATAAATCAATAACTTTGTGAAACTCAATATCATTGTAAGAATAGTCTTAATCCTTAAATTCACACGTGCTCCCTAAGAGATGGTTGCTCTTGCATCACTACCTGAGCTGAAATATGTAAAACAGTTGTGAACGAATTCTCTACTCGGCAAATTGACATTTCAATAGTAGTATCCGTCACAACAGATGGTGCCCCAAACATGACTGGTGAGAAGGCAGGATTTGTAAATCTGTTTGCAAAAAGTGTTGGTCATCCACTGATTGGCTTCCATTGCATCATACATGAGGAGGCTTTATGTGCAAAAGTTGGCCTAAAGGAACTGCAAGAAGTGATGCAAACAGTTACTAAGGTTGTTAATTACATTTGTGGTCGGCCTTTAAATAAAAGACAATTTCATACTCTACTGGATGAGGTAGAATCTGTGTATAAAGGACTGAAAATGTACAACCATGTTCGTTGGCTTAGCAGAGGCTTGGTTCTGAAACGATTTATTGAATGCTTAGATGAGATAAAGCTCTATTTgaacgaccaacaagtgtcatacCATGAATTTTCTGACATCATGTGGGTTTGacttgatgttatgttttgttacataaaagCTTTTGAAATGAAGCTTAAAGTTTTTAAGAGGGATGTAGATAATGAGAGATTTAGATACTTTCCAAACCTAAAGAGGTACATCAGTGATCTAAAAGATGACAGAACAGACCACAAATGTCTTCAAAAGCTGTTTGTAAACATTATCGAGTCAACAGTTTGGCAGTTCTCTACAAGATTTGCCAAATTCAGAGAACTGGAAGACACAGTAAAGTTCATCAAATTTCCAGACAGCATCAAAATGGATGAACTAAACTTGCAAATGTTTTCATGGATAGACATGGATGATTTTGAGATGCAGTTGATTGATTTTCAGAGTAGCTCAATTTGGAAGCAGAAATTTGTTGATCTTAGAGTTGACTTGGAAAAtattgaaagagagagattagagatgaaagtaacaaagagaaatgcggaaaacgaagtattaaggacttggaatactattccagaaaattatGTCTGTTTAAAAAACCTTGCAACAGCATTGCTAACCATGTTTTCGTCTACATATGCTTGCGAATCTTTGTTCTCAATTATGAACTTTGTTAAGTCTCGTAACAGGAGTAGCATGACAGATGAAACTAGCGCTGCATGCATATCTCTCAATGTTACTAAATATAAACCCGATGTAAAATCTCTGTCATCAGTTATGCAGCAGCAGAAGTCTCACTGACAGTATATAAAAGGAGTCAACAAGTTTTTTATCTGTTGTATTCTATTAAAGTCACAAAAGCTTAAAGGCTGTTGAAATGTATTTCTGAAggctaaataatttttttttcttttttttgtatactatgttttactgcactgaggtaatttattattttttcgttTAAAAAGTTCTTAAGATATACCAAATATGTTCTAAAAAAAATGGTTGGCACGTGGAAAAAGTTTGTGTCAGAGACTTGGCTGATTTTGGCACGCACTCTCAAAAAGGTTGCCCACCCCTGCTCTAGAGCTTGCAGGAAATGAAATCAGTCAAAAACTAATCACACATGAAGTTTCTGAAAGGAACGTATGTCATAGAGGACTGCAGCACAACAGTGCAGACAAACTCAAACAATTCCAATACTTCTGAAAGTGGAAACTGAAAAACTGGCCTACACTAAATGACAGaattaaggaacacaaaagaagtgttaagtctgcagacacaaacaatgttctcttctgtcatgctagggattctaatcatcctattgataggtcttccactaaaataatctttcctacctctactctacacagacgtcgtcttgtcgaatcggctctgatTCACATCCTTCCCCAaatgaaccttagtcctggctttgttgctgttgactcttccctttctcaGTATGTACTCAAACGTTCTAAACTTTCAAACAAACGTGACCAAACATAAGCTCACCCTTCCTTTTATCTTGGATTTCTTTCTCTTATTTTCTTTTTCGATCTCATTCTTACTGCTCTTGTTACACCTTATcttccgtaccttttgccttgctcgtATCTTCCTCAaagatttccatctcctcacctctctctctctctctctctctctctctctctctctctctctctctctctctctctctctctctctctctctctctctctctctctctctctctctctctctctctctctctctctctctctctctctctctccctctctctctctctctctctctctctctctctctctctctctctctctctctctctctctctctctctctctctctctctctctctctctctctctctctctctctctctctctctcttgcctatt harbors:
- the LOC138369445 gene encoding general transcription factor II-I repeat domain-containing protein 2B-like; this encodes MKLKVFKRDVDNERFRYFPNLKRYISDLKDDRTDHKCLQKLFVNIIESTVWQFSTRFAKFRELEDTVKFIKFPDSIKMDELNLQMFSWIDMDDFEMQLIDFQSSSIWKQKFVDLRVDLENIERERLEMKVTKRNAENEVLRTWNTIPENYVCLKNLATALLTMFSSTYACESLFSIMNFVKSRNRSSMTDETSAACISLNVTKYKPDVKSLSSVMQQQKSH